A section of the Planctomycetaceae bacterium genome encodes:
- a CDS encoding class I SAM-dependent methyltransferase, translated as MTQPELRFHFGHNWKKFQSRLTDARTDHARESIIRLLRRHDLQRQRFLDAGSGSGLFSLAARRLGATVTSFDIDPDSVACTRYLKDREQSSNDDWQVLSGSILDADLLATLGMFDVVYSWGVVHHTGRMWEAIERLLTLVDDGGIAVVAIYNDQGFSSRLWMAIKKLYNRLPGFLRLPYLITILGWNLLCRATTTAAAMLVRLITLRNPFVPFRRWWNEDRGRGMHWWYDFVDWVGGWPFEVAGPGEVFRFFDDRGFELINLETTAGSGCNEFVFRRRTAPQLGTDSRAP; from the coding sequence ATGACGCAGCCTGAACTCAGATTCCATTTCGGCCACAACTGGAAGAAGTTCCAGAGTCGGCTGACGGATGCCCGAACAGACCATGCGCGCGAATCGATCATTCGGCTGCTGAGGAGGCACGACCTTCAGCGTCAGAGGTTTCTGGATGCCGGAAGCGGCAGCGGATTGTTCAGCCTTGCGGCCCGTAGGCTGGGGGCGACGGTGACTTCATTTGATATCGATCCGGACAGCGTCGCCTGCACGCGTTACCTGAAGGATCGCGAACAGTCTTCCAATGACGACTGGCAAGTCCTGAGCGGTTCCATTCTGGACGCGGATCTTCTCGCGACGCTGGGAATGTTCGACGTGGTCTATTCGTGGGGAGTCGTTCATCACACCGGACGCATGTGGGAAGCGATTGAGCGGCTGTTGACGCTGGTCGACGACGGAGGAATTGCGGTCGTTGCGATCTACAACGATCAGGGGTTTTCGTCGCGGCTGTGGATGGCCATCAAGAAACTTTACAACCGACTTCCCGGTTTCCTGCGGCTGCCGTATCTGATCACGATTCTTGGCTGGAATCTGCTGTGCCGCGCGACAACAACTGCGGCGGCGATGCTGGTCCGGCTCATCACGCTGCGCAATCCATTCGTCCCATTCCGTCGCTGGTGGAACGAAGACCGCGGCCGGGGAATGCACTGGTGGTACGACTTTGTCGACTGGGTGGGAGGCTGGCCGTTTGAAGTGGCCGGGCCGGGCGAAGTCTTCCGCTTCTTCGACGACCGCGGTTTCGAACTCATCAATCTGGAAACGACGGCCGGCAGCGGCTGCAACGAATTTGTATTTCGCCGCCGAACCGCACCACAACTCGGCACCGACAGCCGTGCCCCATGA
- a CDS encoding NAD-dependent epimerase/dehydratase family protein, with translation MPQPSPPPAVLITGGAGFLGSHVVRGMLNDERYAGLKLLVLDDLSGGFLQNIPDSPCIEFVQGSILDDAAVDRIFREHTIRFVFHLAAYAAEGLSHFIRRFNYSNNLIGSVNLINASVRHQVERFVFTSSIAVYGSAQVPMTEATVPEPEDPYGISKLAVEMDLKAAERMFGLPFTIFRPHNVYGEFQNIGDRYRNVVGIFMNRILQNLSLPVFGDGSQQRAFSYVGDLIPAIIGSPFVAASRNAVFNVGASTPVSVKDLAEIVSREFGVTPNLEFLPPRNEVQIAWSDHSRCDEVFGAVPETSLADGIRRMATWVRSVGARRSQSFDNIEITDGLPPSWQPAELPEKHRPQATSPSGEVAAE, from the coding sequence ATGCCTCAGCCATCCCCACCGCCCGCTGTGTTGATTACCGGTGGAGCCGGATTTCTGGGTTCGCATGTCGTGCGCGGCATGCTGAACGACGAACGCTATGCAGGTCTGAAGCTGCTGGTTCTGGACGATCTGTCCGGCGGCTTTCTGCAGAACATTCCGGATTCGCCGTGCATTGAGTTCGTTCAGGGCAGCATTCTGGACGACGCAGCGGTCGACCGCATCTTTCGCGAACACACGATTCGGTTTGTCTTTCACCTGGCAGCTTACGCCGCGGAAGGGCTGAGTCACTTTATTCGGCGGTTCAATTATTCCAACAACCTGATCGGCAGCGTAAATCTGATTAACGCGTCGGTCCGGCATCAGGTTGAACGGTTCGTGTTCACAAGTTCGATCGCGGTCTACGGCAGTGCTCAGGTGCCGATGACGGAAGCCACGGTGCCGGAACCGGAAGATCCATATGGCATCTCCAAGCTGGCTGTGGAAATGGACCTGAAGGCGGCGGAACGCATGTTCGGCCTTCCGTTCACTATCTTCCGGCCTCACAACGTGTATGGCGAGTTTCAGAACATCGGCGACCGTTACCGTAACGTCGTCGGCATCTTCATGAATCGAATTCTGCAGAACCTGTCGCTGCCCGTTTTCGGCGACGGCAGCCAGCAGCGCGCGTTCAGTTATGTCGGCGACCTGATTCCCGCCATCATCGGCTCACCGTTTGTTGCGGCGAGCCGGAATGCAGTGTTCAACGTCGGAGCCAGTACTCCGGTCAGCGTGAAGGATCTGGCCGAGATCGTGTCGCGGGAATTTGGCGTGACGCCGAATCTGGAATTCCTGCCGCCGCGAAACGAGGTTCAGATTGCCTGGTCCGACCATTCTCGCTGCGACGAAGTCTTTGGCGCGGTTCCGGAAACGTCGCTGGCCGACGGTATCCGTCGGATGGCAACGTGGGTGCGCAGCGTGGGGGCTCGCCGGAGCCAGTCGTTCGACAACATCGAAATCACCGATGGCCTGCCTCCAAGCTGGCAGCCCGCCGAGCTTCCGGAAAAGCATCGGCCGCAAGCGACTTCACCGTCCGGCGAAGTGGCCGCGGAATGA
- a CDS encoding class I SAM-dependent methyltransferase, with product MHLIRRRHQHAEQSRASGELRHPPGIVTARPWYLKYLPLKYVPGLKAFYEWLLNDLSQPVAAVPSGRPVGAAPRALEVGCATGSYLLKLRDAGWDVQGVEPGAGPVDVARAAGLNVHHGSLDSFDLNAGHFDLVAAWMVLEHVPDPRTTLRQMFDRLQPGGRLLLSVPNAGCWEPAFFGADWDTWDLPRHLHHITPKSIRRLLTECGFEHVNIQHQRTLLNVIGSLGVSMRRRRPGSRIGYWFWNYPNAPKLWLQLLLAPAAHLLAFLHQSGRLTISAIKGEENSDHATDNASVRKPAPSADTPDSPQPAPGFRLATEL from the coding sequence ATGCACCTCATCAGGCGCCGGCATCAACATGCGGAACAATCACGTGCATCCGGCGAACTGCGGCACCCTCCAGGAATCGTCACCGCTCGGCCGTGGTACCTGAAGTATCTGCCGCTGAAATATGTTCCAGGGCTGAAGGCGTTCTATGAATGGCTGCTGAACGATCTCAGCCAGCCGGTGGCCGCAGTGCCGTCCGGCCGACCCGTCGGCGCAGCACCGAGGGCTCTGGAAGTCGGCTGTGCCACAGGATCGTATCTGCTGAAACTGCGCGACGCCGGCTGGGATGTGCAGGGAGTCGAACCGGGAGCGGGACCGGTCGACGTTGCTCGCGCGGCCGGTTTGAACGTTCATCACGGCAGCCTGGATTCGTTCGATTTGAACGCCGGGCACTTCGATCTTGTGGCGGCGTGGATGGTGCTGGAACACGTCCCGGATCCTCGAACAACACTGCGGCAGATGTTCGATCGGCTGCAGCCCGGCGGGCGATTGCTGCTGAGTGTTCCCAACGCCGGCTGCTGGGAACCGGCGTTTTTCGGTGCCGACTGGGATACGTGGGACTTGCCGCGGCATCTGCATCACATCACCCCGAAATCAATACGCCGGCTGCTGACGGAATGCGGTTTCGAACACGTCAACATTCAGCATCAGCGAACGCTGCTGAACGTCATCGGCAGTCTGGGCGTGAGCATGCGGCGGCGACGGCCCGGCAGCCGAATCGGTTACTGGTTTTGGAACTATCCGAACGCTCCGAAGTTGTGGCTGCAGTTGCTGCTGGCTCCGGCGGCTCATCTGCTGGCATTCCTTCACCAAAGCGGCCGGCTGACAATTTCGGCGATCAAAGGTGAAGAGAACTCCGATCACGCGACCGACAACGCATCGGTCCGCAAGCCGGCGCCGTCAGCGGACACGCCCGATTCGCCACAGCCAGCGCCGGGTTTTCGACTCGCTACAGAATTGTGA
- a CDS encoding CBS domain-containing protein, whose protein sequence is MKPGTAGVQIMGLMEDLDASTVSQMNLRPPVTISRTATVREAVVAMRAAGLGCVIAVDENEKAVGIFTEGILRHGLSDGASYLDEPLEDQIVARLPWVLPTDSVRMVLEAMEEHNIRFIAVLDENHHVLGITGQKSLMEFVAEYFPHEVLTHDPTGREVSVKKEGA, encoded by the coding sequence ATGAAGCCAGGAACTGCGGGAGTTCAAATCATGGGGCTAATGGAAGATCTCGACGCATCAACGGTCAGTCAGATGAATCTGCGGCCGCCGGTGACGATCAGCAGGACGGCAACCGTGCGTGAGGCTGTCGTGGCCATGCGAGCCGCCGGGCTGGGATGTGTTATCGCCGTTGACGAAAACGAAAAGGCCGTCGGCATCTTTACCGAAGGAATCCTGCGTCACGGTCTCAGCGATGGTGCGTCGTATCTGGACGAACCGCTTGAGGATCAGATCGTCGCGCGACTTCCCTGGGTCCTGCCGACAGACTCAGTCCGCATGGTGCTTGAGGCGATGGAGGAGCACAACATCCGGTTCATCGCCGTGCTGGACGAGAACCATCACGTGCTGGGAATCACGGGGCAGAAGTCTCTGATGGAGTTCGTCGCGGAATACTTTCCTCACGAAGTTCTGACGCATGATCCCACCGGTCGGGAAGTATCCGTGAAAAAGGAAGGGGCCTGA
- a CDS encoding TRAM domain-containing protein, producing MSLIILRVVYLVICIGAILAYINPDEALDSPAYLPAIISNHKFIAFFVLLGVSQTVTMGDMLIRRKRIEVISAIYFGVLIGVLLAYLMSQALTPVVAPPFDDLALLMTLLVFPYICVSLLLQTKDDFRFIIPYVEFARDLKGGRPLVVDSSSLIDGRIADVVETQIMESQLIVPDFVLAEVQDIADSNDKNRRQRGRRGLEVLAKMQQSPHTEVRVHETHRNEFRSMTVDQKLVELAKQIRGGVITNDFNLNKVASVQGIPVINLNDVANALRPRFIPGERVRIKIIKEGESQGQGVGYLDDGTMVVCEGAANLIGKETNCIVTSVLQSSAGRMIFSRPVFTPRGERSDDDA from the coding sequence ATGTCTTTGATCATATTGCGGGTCGTCTACCTGGTGATCTGCATCGGTGCGATTCTGGCGTACATCAATCCCGATGAAGCGCTGGATTCGCCCGCCTACCTGCCCGCGATCATCAGCAATCACAAGTTCATCGCATTCTTCGTCCTGCTGGGCGTCAGCCAGACCGTGACGATGGGGGACATGCTGATTCGGCGAAAGCGCATCGAAGTGATTTCCGCGATCTACTTCGGTGTTCTGATCGGTGTGTTGCTGGCATATCTGATGAGCCAGGCTCTGACGCCCGTTGTCGCTCCGCCGTTTGACGATCTGGCGCTGCTGATGACGCTGCTGGTGTTTCCGTACATCTGCGTATCGCTGCTGCTGCAGACGAAGGACGATTTCCGGTTCATCATTCCATACGTGGAATTCGCGCGAGATTTGAAGGGTGGTCGGCCGCTGGTCGTCGACAGCAGTTCTCTGATTGACGGTCGCATCGCCGATGTTGTCGAGACGCAGATCATGGAATCTCAGCTCATCGTGCCGGATTTCGTCCTGGCGGAAGTTCAGGATATCGCCGACAGCAACGACAAGAATCGCCGGCAGCGGGGCCGCCGCGGTCTGGAAGTGCTGGCAAAGATGCAGCAAAGTCCGCATACGGAAGTGCGAGTCCACGAGACTCACCGCAACGAATTCCGTTCCATGACGGTTGATCAGAAGCTGGTGGAACTCGCCAAGCAGATACGCGGCGGCGTGATCACCAACGACTTCAACCTGAACAAAGTGGCCAGCGTTCAGGGCATCCCTGTGATCAATCTGAACGACGTCGCGAATGCACTTCGCCCCAGGTTTATTCCCGGTGAACGAGTCCGCATCAAGATCATCAAGGAAGGCGAATCTCAGGGCCAGGGCGTCGGCTATCTGGACGACGGGACGATGGTCGTCTGCGAAGGCGCTGCCAATCTGATCGGCAAGGAAACGAACTGCATCGTCACCAGCGTGCTTCAAAGCAGTGCCGGCCGAATGATCTTCTCCCGACCGGTGTTCACGCCGCGCGGGGAAAGAAGCGACGACGACGCGTGA
- a CDS encoding 3-dehydroquinate synthase, giving the protein MNDRTSAQDGRDECSEDVPFEVRFTHRLRFTHDVFGAEQQVLLDLLESSENRVPRVQFWIDEQVAIANPELRHLIGTFCRRHSDRLTVTGNVQVVAGGEDVKNDVHIVERMLKCFHHADLDRRSYVVVIGGGAVLDAVGFAAAIAHRGIRLIRIPTTTLAQADSGIGVKNSINLFGRKNWIGTFAVPWGVINDRQLIETLSDRDFLCGFSEAVKVSLLKDAAFFDRICRDAEAIRHRQDECWPVIAESARWHLRHITENGDPFEMLEARPLDYGHWSAHKLETMTNFSLRHGEAVAIGVAVDTIYSSLVHGLPAVDADRVVDCLEHLGLLVDHPALEDTEELFHGLEEFRQHLGGRLTITMLAGIGNPINVHEIDRDRMRQAIDMVIERVHTSEAAD; this is encoded by the coding sequence ATGAACGACAGGACTTCCGCTCAAGACGGTCGCGACGAATGCAGCGAAGATGTGCCCTTTGAAGTGCGGTTCACTCACCGACTGCGATTCACGCACGACGTCTTCGGGGCCGAACAGCAGGTGCTGCTCGATCTGCTGGAATCGTCAGAGAACCGCGTTCCTCGAGTTCAGTTCTGGATCGATGAACAGGTGGCCATCGCAAACCCGGAACTCCGGCACCTGATCGGAACCTTTTGTCGACGCCACTCGGATCGTCTGACCGTCACGGGAAACGTCCAGGTCGTGGCCGGCGGCGAAGACGTCAAAAACGATGTCCACATCGTCGAACGGATGCTGAAGTGCTTTCACCATGCCGACCTGGACCGTCGCAGCTACGTCGTGGTCATCGGCGGTGGAGCCGTGCTGGACGCCGTCGGATTCGCCGCTGCAATTGCTCACCGCGGAATCCGGCTGATTCGCATTCCCACCACAACCCTGGCTCAGGCCGATTCCGGAATCGGCGTTAAGAACAGCATCAACCTTTTCGGCAGGAAAAACTGGATCGGGACGTTCGCCGTTCCGTGGGGCGTCATCAACGACCGGCAGTTGATCGAAACGCTCAGCGACCGCGACTTCCTGTGCGGGTTTTCCGAAGCCGTCAAGGTTTCACTTCTGAAGGATGCGGCATTCTTTGACCGCATCTGCCGCGACGCCGAAGCGATTCGTCATCGGCAGGACGAATGCTGGCCGGTGATTGCCGAATCCGCTCGCTGGCACCTGCGCCACATCACCGAAAACGGCGATCCCTTCGAAATGCTGGAAGCACGGCCGCTGGATTACGGCCACTGGTCGGCTCACAAACTGGAGACCATGACCAACTTCAGTCTGCGTCACGGGGAAGCCGTCGCGATCGGAGTCGCCGTGGACACGATCTACAGCAGCCTGGTCCACGGCCTGCCCGCCGTCGACGCCGATCGCGTCGTCGATTGTCTGGAGCACCTTGGCCTGCTGGTCGACCACCCCGCTCTGGAAGACACCGAAGAACTGTTCCACGGCCTGGAAGAATTCCGTCAGCATCTGGGAGGCCGCCTGACCATCACCATGCTCGCCGGCATCGGCAACCCCATCAACGTTCACGAAATCGACCGCGACCGGATGCGGCAGGCGATTGACATGGTCATTGAACGTGTGCACACAAGTGAAGCTGCTGACTGA
- a CDS encoding CBS domain-containing protein: MSTSPDANSGRFEDPLENYDPPVFSDPIEKALHEQPVESLQTQPHTCVFADTSVRETMKVMVGRQIACVLVQEDGKLVGVFGDRDVLDKVALEYDDVIDGPVRDVMSTNPVFVHVDDSAAKALAVMAVSGFRHVPVVSPTGEPVGVVSPQRMARFLLTQLPG; the protein is encoded by the coding sequence ATGTCAACTTCGCCAGACGCAAACAGCGGTCGCTTTGAAGACCCGCTGGAGAACTACGATCCTCCCGTGTTCAGCGATCCGATCGAGAAAGCGCTGCACGAACAACCCGTCGAGTCCCTGCAGACTCAGCCGCATACCTGCGTCTTTGCCGACACCTCCGTGCGAGAAACGATGAAGGTGATGGTCGGGCGGCAGATCGCGTGCGTGCTTGTCCAGGAAGATGGAAAGCTGGTTGGCGTCTTCGGCGATCGTGACGTTCTGGACAAGGTGGCGCTGGAATACGACGACGTCATCGACGGACCGGTGCGTGACGTGATGAGCACGAATCCGGTGTTTGTCCACGTCGACGATTCCGCCGCGAAAGCACTGGCGGTGATGGCCGTCAGCGGTTTTCGTCACGTCCCGGTTGTCTCCCCGACGGGTGAACCGGTGGGTGTCGTGAGCCCTCAGCGGATGGCCCGCTTCCTGCTGACGCAACTGCCAGGCTGA
- the deoC gene encoding deoxyribose-phosphate aldolase, translating to MDFRYTDLSKMIDHSLLKPTMTVNELEAGCQLAVAYDVASVCIMPYYLKRCAEILAGSTVQPSTTIGFPHGGHTTAVKAAEAERAVADGCQELDMVVNISQVLSGNWDYVRTDIAAVIDVAHAAGRRVKVIFENCYLEDNHKIRLCEICGELKADWVKTSTGYGTGGATHEDLKLMRMHSPDHVQVKAAGGVRDLDALLAVRELGVSRVGAPSATKECWTRPGNGWVWNRLPLPPGMWLTGISSLSALGCCNSKIAFMLQRFCDPPSHGAVEF from the coding sequence ATGGATTTTCGTTACACCGACCTTTCGAAGATGATCGATCACTCGCTGCTGAAGCCGACGATGACGGTGAATGAGCTTGAGGCGGGATGTCAGTTGGCCGTGGCCTATGACGTGGCGAGCGTGTGCATCATGCCGTACTACCTGAAGCGGTGTGCGGAGATTCTGGCGGGAAGCACCGTTCAGCCGAGTACCACGATCGGGTTTCCTCACGGTGGCCACACGACAGCCGTCAAAGCGGCCGAAGCGGAGCGAGCCGTCGCGGATGGTTGTCAGGAATTGGACATGGTCGTGAACATTTCGCAGGTACTGAGCGGCAACTGGGATTATGTGCGAACGGATATCGCCGCGGTCATCGATGTCGCTCACGCGGCAGGGCGCAGGGTGAAGGTGATCTTTGAGAACTGCTATCTGGAAGACAACCACAAGATTCGCCTGTGCGAAATTTGTGGTGAACTGAAGGCTGACTGGGTCAAGACGTCGACCGGTTACGGCACGGGCGGAGCAACTCACGAGGATCTGAAGTTGATGCGGATGCATTCGCCGGATCACGTTCAGGTCAAGGCGGCTGGCGGAGTTCGCGATCTGGACGCTCTGCTGGCCGTCCGCGAACTGGGCGTGTCACGCGTCGGTGCGCCCAGCGCGACGAAAGAATGCTGGACGCGGCCCGGCAACGGCTGGGTCTGGAACCGATTGCCGCTGCCCCCGGGTATGTGGTTGACGGGTATTAGTAGCCTGAGTGCTCTCGGCTGCTGCAATTCCAAGATCGCGTTCATGCTGCAACGCTTCTGCGATCCGCCATCTCACGGTGCGGTAGAGTTTTGA
- a CDS encoding glycosyltransferase family 4 protein, translating into MKILMLCSGDRAPATRFRMYPFARHLRLAGHRCRIANSFPQKYDYFPWMGFRPSQLLKRGVRILHYLQSRLLRDEIVIVEREVFDHPTSFIEEWFRKSTRRLVLDLDDGVFLRYPEKFERLVPIADLVICGNSEIEDWIRPRNARTILIPTCVEMASYPEKDWSAATDRPVRIGWIGTTGNLKYFAVAAAALRRLAEIHPFEFRVIVPDTGPLANIDLQGVNVHSVTWDKHREVDQLREIDIGIMPLFSTDEWDKYKCGLKLIQYMAVGMPAVASPVGVNASIVSHGVDGCLARNDAEWYDCLKQLLESEDQRRRLGKAARDTVTEQYSVEANFPRFESALRQLLEHDDSPRGNV; encoded by the coding sequence ATGAAAATTCTGATGCTGTGTTCGGGCGACCGGGCTCCCGCGACGCGATTTCGCATGTATCCGTTCGCGCGGCACCTGCGTCTGGCCGGTCATCGATGCCGGATCGCCAACAGCTTTCCTCAAAAGTACGACTACTTTCCGTGGATGGGTTTCCGTCCCAGCCAACTGCTGAAGCGCGGCGTCAGAATTCTGCACTACCTGCAGTCTCGCCTGCTGCGCGACGAAATCGTGATCGTGGAACGTGAAGTGTTCGATCATCCGACTTCCTTCATCGAAGAATGGTTTCGAAAGAGCACACGCCGACTGGTGCTGGATCTGGACGACGGTGTCTTCCTGCGCTATCCGGAAAAATTCGAACGACTGGTGCCGATCGCGGATCTGGTGATCTGCGGCAACTCGGAAATCGAAGACTGGATTCGGCCCCGAAATGCTCGCACGATCCTGATCCCGACGTGCGTGGAGATGGCCTCGTATCCGGAAAAGGACTGGTCCGCGGCGACGGATCGTCCCGTGCGAATCGGCTGGATCGGCACGACCGGAAACCTGAAATACTTCGCCGTTGCCGCCGCCGCGCTGCGACGGCTGGCGGAAATTCATCCGTTCGAATTTCGCGTCATTGTGCCGGACACCGGCCCGCTGGCGAACATCGACCTGCAGGGCGTGAATGTGCATTCCGTGACCTGGGACAAGCATCGCGAAGTCGATCAGCTTCGCGAAATCGACATCGGAATCATGCCGCTGTTTTCGACGGACGAATGGGACAAATACAAGTGCGGGCTGAAGCTGATTCAGTACATGGCCGTCGGCATGCCCGCGGTCGCGTCACCGGTCGGAGTGAATGCATCGATCGTGTCTCACGGCGTCGACGGATGTCTGGCCCGGAACGACGCGGAATGGTACGACTGCCTTAAGCAATTGCTGGAAAGCGAAGACCAGCGCCGCCGACTCGGCAAAGCGGCACGCGACACGGTGACGGAACAGTACTCCGTCGAAGCCAACTTCCCTCGTTTCGAATCAGCGCTGCGACAGTTGCTGGAGCACGACGATTCTCCACGCGGCAATGTTTGA
- a CDS encoding ABC transporter permease, whose protein sequence is MSVSDSPGDWFQRFVRDYGMVFVLLLLCALFTGLTLNDQNPGGTEAGTELARTILARYGSSARVIIATRDTSEDRGFAAAVEQTLTAEGATVLANVNGSPGDVRAAIQNALADGGNIDAIAANDAAAKWTVYDQFEQVGREKCVIPDAYRWPDFLKLTNLLGVAHQTAIIAIIAIGMTMVIITAGIDLSVGSLVALSSVAAAIVVRNLGGGKSAGPEFVVLGYLFALQVCGILGAFVGGIITVFRVPAFIVTLSMMMAANGLAKRISDGKSIPEVPPSFLWLGGGQTCGVPNPILLMLALYLIAHVVMSHTVFGRYVYAIGGNEEAARLSGVPVKRVLLTVYTLSALLAGLGGIVLSSQLGAGDPKFGEMYELEVIAAVVVGGTSLMGGEGKIFGTLIGAFIIAVIKNGMNLTNVDPFNQKIVLGAVLLTAVLLDTVKRRGLEL, encoded by the coding sequence ATGAGCGTCAGTGATTCTCCCGGTGACTGGTTTCAGCGGTTTGTCCGCGACTACGGCATGGTGTTTGTCCTGCTGTTGCTGTGCGCGCTGTTCACGGGATTGACGCTGAATGACCAGAATCCCGGCGGGACGGAAGCGGGAACGGAATTGGCCCGCACGATTCTGGCCCGGTACGGCAGTTCCGCCCGCGTGATCATTGCGACCCGCGACACGTCCGAGGACCGCGGTTTCGCGGCGGCGGTGGAACAGACACTCACCGCTGAAGGCGCGACGGTGCTGGCGAATGTGAACGGCAGTCCGGGAGACGTCAGGGCCGCCATTCAAAACGCTCTGGCCGACGGAGGCAACATCGATGCGATCGCGGCCAACGACGCGGCGGCCAAGTGGACCGTCTACGACCAGTTCGAACAGGTCGGCAGAGAAAAGTGCGTCATTCCGGACGCCTATCGATGGCCCGACTTTCTGAAGCTGACCAATCTGCTGGGAGTCGCGCATCAGACCGCGATCATCGCGATCATCGCAATCGGCATGACGATGGTCATCATCACGGCGGGGATCGACCTGAGCGTCGGATCGCTGGTCGCGTTGTCATCGGTCGCGGCAGCCATCGTGGTCCGCAACCTCGGCGGCGGAAAATCCGCGGGGCCGGAGTTTGTCGTGCTGGGTTATCTGTTTGCCCTGCAGGTCTGCGGCATCCTTGGGGCGTTCGTCGGAGGCATCATCACCGTCTTCCGCGTACCGGCCTTCATCGTAACGCTCAGCATGATGATGGCGGCGAACGGACTCGCGAAACGCATCTCCGACGGCAAGTCGATCCCGGAAGTGCCGCCGTCATTTCTGTGGCTGGGAGGCGGACAGACGTGTGGCGTGCCGAACCCGATTCTGCTGATGCTGGCGCTGTATCTGATCGCTCATGTCGTGATGTCTCACACGGTTTTCGGTCGTTACGTGTACGCGATCGGCGGCAACGAAGAGGCCGCTCGACTGTCCGGAGTTCCCGTGAAGCGAGTGCTGCTGACCGTGTACACGCTTAGCGCGCTGCTGGCGGGGCTGGGCGGAATTGTGCTGTCGTCGCAATTGGGTGCCGGGGACCCGAAGTTCGGCGAAATGTACGAACTGGAAGTCATCGCGGCCGTTGTCGTCGGCGGCACGTCGCTGATGGGCGGCGAAGGGAAAATCTTCGGCACATTGATCGGAGCCTTCATTATCGCCGTCATCAAGAACGGAATGAACCTGACCAATGTTGATCCGTTCAACCAGAAGATCGTGCTGGGAGCCGTACTGCTGACAGCCGTTCTGCTGGACACCGTGAAGCGGCGCGGATTGGAATTGTGA
- a CDS encoding PfkB family carbohydrate kinase yields the protein MSTAKSPTHPPVIVGLGEVLWDVFPTGPRFGGAPANFACASAGLSPAAKVSMVSGVGRDELGRQARRELQDRSVETTYLAESDRPTGTVHVELDDAGHADYRFADNTAWDCLTWSAVLNDLAAATDAVCFGTLGQRSDASRLTIQQFVKSVPNASLRILDINLRPPFFTGDVILESLALANVLKLNDEELPVVARLCGVSGTDAQIVRTLSETFGLRAVAVTAGAAGAMLLVDGELRELPGVTVSVVDTVGAGDAFTAATTLGLLAGRSADDILQHAVKVAAFVCTQRGATPAFPVELQV from the coding sequence GTGAGCACTGCGAAATCACCCACCCACCCGCCGGTGATTGTCGGCCTGGGAGAAGTGCTGTGGGACGTGTTCCCCACCGGTCCGCGATTCGGCGGTGCTCCCGCAAACTTCGCCTGCGCGAGCGCCGGGTTGTCACCTGCCGCGAAGGTGTCCATGGTCAGCGGCGTCGGTCGCGACGAACTGGGCCGTCAGGCTCGCCGCGAACTTCAGGACCGCAGCGTTGAAACGACGTATCTGGCCGAAAGTGATCGTCCTACCGGAACCGTTCACGTGGAACTGGATGACGCCGGCCACGCCGACTACCGATTCGCCGATAACACGGCCTGGGACTGTCTGACGTGGTCAGCCGTGTTGAATGACCTGGCCGCGGCCACCGACGCCGTGTGCTTTGGAACGCTCGGTCAGCGCAGCGACGCTTCTCGTCTGACGATTCAGCAGTTCGTGAAGTCGGTGCCGAACGCGTCGCTGCGGATTCTGGACATCAACCTTCGGCCTCCGTTTTTTACCGGCGATGTCATTCTTGAATCGCTGGCTCTGGCGAATGTGCTGAAGCTGAACGACGAAGAACTGCCCGTTGTCGCGCGGTTGTGCGGCGTGTCGGGGACGGACGCACAGATCGTCAGAACGCTTTCGGAAACGTTCGGACTGAGGGCCGTCGCAGTGACTGCCGGAGCCGCAGGAGCCATGCTGCTGGTCGATGGCGAACTGCGCGAACTGCCGGGAGTCACCGTGTCGGTAGTAGACACCGTCGGTGCCGGCGACGCGTTTACCGCGGCAACGACGCTCGGGCTGCTGGCCGGAAGGTCGGCCGATGACATTCTGCAGCACGCCGTTAAAGTCGCCGCGTTTGTCTGCACTCAGCGAGGAGCGACGCCCGCGTTTCCGGTGGAGCTGCAGGTGTAA